Proteins from a single region of Williamwhitmania taraxaci:
- the miaA gene encoding tRNA (adenosine(37)-N6)-dimethylallyltransferase MiaA, whose protein sequence is MENLDLISIIGPTAVGKTTVAAHLAAVLDGEILSADSRQVYRGMDLGTGKDYADYLVNGKSIPYHLIDIVDAGYKYSVFEFQNDFIKAYYDIKQRGRMPILCGGTGMYIDAVVKGYKLMKVPINDELRSELELLPEIDLEARLTALKSVHNHTDFDTRKRLIRAIEIELYQQEHQVEAMAYPQIKNIYFGITVDRNTRRKRITERLHTRLRAGMVEEVEALIKGGVPVETMLFYGLEYKFIAMYILDQITYDQMVEQLNVAIHQFAKRQTTWFRKMERDGNNIHLIDGMLPMEEKIAIILQKIG, encoded by the coding sequence ATGGAAAACCTCGACCTAATTTCAATTATTGGACCAACAGCAGTTGGAAAGACTACTGTTGCTGCCCATTTGGCGGCAGTTCTCGATGGGGAAATCCTTTCGGCCGATTCGCGTCAGGTGTATCGGGGGATGGATCTGGGCACGGGAAAGGATTATGCCGATTACCTGGTAAATGGTAAGTCGATTCCATACCATCTTATCGATATTGTGGATGCCGGTTACAAGTATAGCGTTTTTGAATTCCAAAACGATTTTATAAAAGCCTATTACGATATTAAGCAGAGAGGCCGCATGCCCATTCTTTGCGGTGGAACGGGCATGTATATTGATGCGGTGGTAAAGGGTTATAAGTTAATGAAGGTTCCCATTAACGATGAATTGCGCAGCGAACTTGAACTGCTGCCCGAAATTGATCTTGAGGCTCGCCTTACTGCCCTTAAGAGTGTGCACAACCATACCGATTTTGATACGCGAAAACGGCTTATCCGAGCCATCGAGATTGAACTCTACCAGCAGGAACATCAGGTGGAGGCGATGGCCTATCCCCAAATCAAGAATATCTATTTTGGCATAACGGTTGATCGAAATACTCGCCGCAAGCGTATTACGGAGCGATTGCATACACGGTTAAGGGCGGGAATGGTTGAGGAGGTTGAGGCGCTCATTAAGGGGGGCGTTCCGGTGGAGACAATGCTGTTCTACGGCCTCGAGTATAAGTTTATTGCCATGTATATTCTTGACCAGATTACCTACGACCAAATGGTAGAGCAACTCAACGTTGCCATTCATCAATTTGCTAAACGACAGACAACCTGGTTCCGCAAAATGGAACGTGATGGTAATAACATTCATTTGATTGATGGAATGCTGCCGATGGAGGAGAAGATTGCTATTATTCTTCAGAAAATAGGTTGA
- the trpA gene encoding tryptophan synthase subunit alpha produces the protein MNRIDALFSTKESNILSVFFTAGYPRRDTTVEIAHALQLAGVDLIEIGMPFSDPMADGPIIQHSSKVALENGITIELLFSQLETLRAKVAIPVVLMGYFNPVLKFGVERFLKRCQECGVDGVIIPDMPLDVFDAQYAEAFSQYGIYNILLATPTAEPARIEMLAKQSQGFIYMVSSGVTTGGTLDAKRFEQLRTATSIANRYKPLLVGFGVSNHQDFDVAAQYGRGAVVGSAFVKMLEQSDNLTNDIKIFVKSIVG, from the coding sequence ATGAACAGAATTGATGCACTTTTCTCTACAAAGGAGAGCAATATACTTTCGGTATTCTTTACGGCTGGATATCCTCGGCGCGACACTACCGTCGAAATTGCCCATGCGCTTCAGTTGGCCGGTGTCGATCTTATTGAGATTGGCATGCCTTTTTCCGATCCTATGGCCGATGGACCAATTATTCAGCACTCCAGCAAGGTTGCCCTCGAAAACGGAATAACCATTGAACTCCTTTTCTCCCAGTTGGAAACTCTTCGGGCGAAAGTCGCAATTCCTGTTGTTCTAATGGGTTACTTCAATCCGGTTCTGAAGTTTGGTGTCGAAAGATTTTTGAAGCGTTGCCAGGAGTGTGGCGTTGATGGGGTAATCATTCCCGATATGCCTCTCGATGTTTTTGATGCTCAGTATGCCGAAGCCTTTTCCCAATATGGCATCTACAATATTCTTCTGGCAACTCCCACCGCAGAACCCGCTCGTATCGAGATGCTGGCGAAGCAATCGCAGGGCTTTATCTATATGGTTTCGTCGGGGGTAACAACTGGAGGAACTTTGGATGCGAAGCGCTTTGAACAGCTTCGGACTGCTACCTCAATTGCCAATAGGTATAAACCACTCTTGGTTGGGTTTGGTGTTTCGAACCACCAAGACTTTGATGTGGCAGCCCAGTATGGCCGTGGTGCAGTGGTTGGATCGGCATTTGTAAAGATGCTGGAACAATCTGACAACTTGACTAATGACATCAAAATATTTGTAAAAAGTATAGTTGGTTGA
- a CDS encoding anthranilate synthase component I family protein, translated as MTLHVIKETMLADLVTPVSIYLKLRDVYPGAFLLESNDYEQPETSRSFICVMPIASVKVLKGVATGRFRNQPPLVSNIQERGNLVSFLEKFLYSFKVEGERVDFNGFYGYTSYDAIKYFEKVNVRGDESLPEMDYRLFRIMISVNQLSNELIIAENLVDNEPSRIPEIVALLTNRRVPLFPFECCGEEVAASSDEHFKGMVTKAKQHCQRGDVFQLVTSRLFSQKFLGDEFNVYRSLRSINPSPYLFYFDLGSRRLFGSSPETQVKVYDNKVEVNPIAGTFRRTGNVDLDKILAERLLADPKENAEHVMLVDLARNDLSRNAQEVSVDVFRVVKQYSHVIHLVSTVSGKIKSGRTGIRVFADTFPAGTLSGAPKVKAMELIEQYEASPRGYYGGCVGFFGLDGSINQAITIRSFLSQDNTLFYRAGAGVVADSTEESELQEVDNKLMALRKAIENAHNL; from the coding sequence ATGACCCTTCATGTAATTAAAGAAACCATGCTTGCCGATTTGGTTACTCCGGTGAGTATCTACCTCAAGTTAAGGGATGTATATCCCGGAGCCTTTCTGCTCGAGAGTAACGATTATGAGCAACCGGAGACCAGCCGCTCTTTTATCTGCGTGATGCCCATAGCCTCGGTTAAGGTGTTGAAGGGTGTTGCCACAGGTCGGTTCCGAAACCAACCTCCACTGGTGAGCAATATTCAGGAGCGCGGAAACCTTGTCTCCTTCCTCGAAAAATTCCTTTACTCATTTAAGGTTGAGGGCGAACGGGTCGATTTCAATGGCTTTTACGGCTATACCTCCTACGATGCGATTAAATATTTCGAAAAGGTTAATGTTCGTGGAGACGAATCCCTTCCAGAGATGGATTACCGGCTCTTTAGGATTATGATCTCGGTAAATCAGCTGAGTAACGAGCTGATCATTGCCGAAAACCTGGTCGATAATGAACCTAGCCGTATTCCCGAGATCGTAGCATTGCTCACCAACCGACGCGTACCCCTATTCCCTTTCGAATGCTGTGGGGAGGAGGTCGCCGCATCTTCCGATGAGCACTTCAAGGGTATGGTGACCAAGGCCAAGCAGCATTGCCAGCGCGGCGATGTTTTCCAACTGGTTACTTCACGGCTATTTAGTCAGAAATTTTTGGGTGATGAGTTTAATGTTTACCGTAGCTTACGTTCCATTAACCCTTCACCCTATCTCTTCTATTTCGACTTAGGTAGCCGCCGGCTCTTTGGTAGCAGTCCTGAGACGCAAGTTAAGGTCTACGATAATAAGGTTGAGGTGAATCCCATTGCGGGAACCTTTCGTCGAACTGGTAATGTGGATTTAGATAAGATCTTGGCTGAGCGTCTACTTGCCGATCCTAAGGAGAATGCCGAGCATGTTATGCTAGTCGATTTGGCACGTAACGATCTAAGCAGAAATGCCCAAGAGGTTTCGGTGGATGTGTTTAGAGTCGTTAAACAGTACTCTCATGTTATTCACCTTGTCTCGACGGTCAGCGGAAAGATAAAGAGTGGGCGAACAGGCATTCGTGTTTTCGCCGATACCTTTCCTGCAGGAACTCTTTCGGGTGCGCCTAAGGTAAAGGCGATGGAACTTATTGAGCAGTATGAGGCGTCACCCAGGGGCTACTACGGTGGTTGCGTTGGATTTTTTGGGCTCGATGGTTCCATAAACCAAGCCATTACCATACGCAGCTTTCTGAGTCAGGATAACACTCTTTTCTACCGCGCAGGTGCCGGGGTGGTAGCCGATTCCACCGAAGAGTCGGAATTGCAAGAGGTCGATAATAAGTTGATGGCACTTCGTAAAGCCATTGAAAATGCGCATAATCTTTAA
- a CDS encoding GNAT family N-acetyltransferase, which yields MFSELPTFGLGLPDEIVFNEYRLAMQTDSKNTLFDAFPVLHTERLDLIEITQAHLADLFKLFRDEEVTRFYNLLPLKYEHEAQKLIDWFQNRFADKLGIRWGVALKGSQNIIGTVGFNSFTKHHRANIGYDLQPDHWNKGYITEALRAVIHFGFNRLEVNRIEAEVMPLNIVSDKVLAKLGFTNEGILRQWMFWDDKHYDMNMFSLLRSDNPFCKA from the coding sequence TTGTTCAGTGAATTGCCTACCTTTGGATTAGGACTACCTGATGAAATAGTTTTTAACGAATACCGATTAGCCATGCAAACAGATAGTAAGAATACCCTATTTGATGCTTTCCCGGTATTGCACACCGAAAGACTTGATCTTATTGAGATAACGCAGGCACATTTGGCTGATCTCTTTAAACTGTTTAGAGACGAGGAGGTAACTCGGTTCTATAACCTTCTTCCGCTCAAATATGAGCACGAAGCTCAAAAACTTATTGATTGGTTTCAAAACCGATTTGCCGATAAACTTGGTATTCGGTGGGGCGTTGCCTTAAAGGGCAGTCAGAATATTATTGGAACTGTTGGCTTTAATAGTTTTACCAAGCACCACCGAGCCAATATTGGCTACGACCTACAACCAGACCATTGGAATAAGGGCTACATTACCGAGGCCTTACGAGCAGTTATTCATTTTGGGTTTAATCGGCTCGAGGTAAACCGAATTGAGGCAGAGGTTATGCCGCTGAACATTGTTTCGGACAAAGTGCTCGCCAAGTTGGGATTTACCAACGAAGGAATACTTCGTCAGTGGATGTTCTGGGACGATAAGCACTACGACATGAACATGTTCTCCCTTTTACGATCCGATAATCCTTTCTGTAAGGCGTAG
- a CDS encoding indole-3-glycerol phosphate synthase TrpC: protein MDSILNTIAAKKLVEVAEREQLYPIKLLEKSIYFATQPVSLRKYLTRPDKSGVIAEFKRKSPSLGAINPYADVAKVSVGYMQAGASALSILAEGNYFGGNLEHVTKARRLNYCPILQKDFMLKPYQIYEAKASGADAILLIAALLSIAETKTMAQLAHSLGLEVLVEIHSKEELPYAEFADIVGVNNRNLKDMAVSVEQSLNLLPLLPKEMVKISESGIHSPEMAAMLKREGFNGFLIGERFMREADPVQACREFINRLQTLTSTIECYDSEGLRA, encoded by the coding sequence ATGGATAGTATACTAAATACCATTGCCGCAAAGAAATTGGTAGAGGTTGCCGAGCGGGAGCAGCTCTACCCAATAAAGCTATTGGAGAAGAGTATTTACTTCGCCACGCAGCCCGTTTCGCTTAGGAAATACCTAACTCGCCCCGATAAGAGTGGGGTGATCGCGGAGTTTAAGCGAAAATCGCCATCGCTTGGTGCCATTAATCCTTACGCCGATGTGGCAAAGGTTTCAGTGGGTTATATGCAAGCGGGTGCTTCGGCACTTTCGATACTTGCCGAGGGAAACTATTTTGGCGGCAACTTGGAGCATGTAACCAAAGCTCGGCGGCTGAACTATTGCCCCATTCTTCAGAAGGATTTTATGCTAAAGCCCTATCAAATATATGAGGCAAAGGCAAGCGGTGCCGATGCTATTCTCCTGATTGCTGCATTACTTTCCATTGCTGAAACAAAGACAATGGCCCAGTTGGCTCATTCATTAGGGCTCGAAGTATTAGTGGAGATCCATTCGAAGGAGGAGTTGCCCTATGCTGAGTTTGCCGATATCGTTGGCGTAAACAACCGCAATTTGAAGGATATGGCTGTATCTGTTGAACAGTCGTTAAATCTCCTACCACTTCTTCCAAAAGAGATGGTGAAGATTAGCGAGAGTGGAATTCATTCGCCCGAAATGGCGGCGATGCTTAAGCGCGAAGGGTTTAACGGTTTCTTGATTGGTGAGCGATTCATGCGCGAGGCCGATCCGGTGCAAGCTTGCAGGGAGTTTATTAATCGTCTTCAAACGCTAACTTCAACAATTGAATGCTATGATAGTGAAGGTTTGCGGGCTTAA
- the aroF gene encoding 3-deoxy-7-phosphoheptulonate synthase, translating to MVIQLKQDITEPQRAAISQELERAGYSFREVITSIACYWVAIGNNDMDIRSIGNLPGITDIHRVTDSYKLVSGMWKLTPSSIPLGNGISIGGGNFTIMAGPCSIENDAQVSEVAGFLKSNGVFVMRGGVFKPRSSPYSFRGVGIEGLRYFHSICKLNGVLVVSEVMEPDQIEAMYPYIDIFQVGTRNAQNFSLLDALGRVDKPVMIKRGFSGTIEELLYSAEYVFSGGNEKIILCERGIRTFEKAYRNTLDLNAVPILKQKSHLPVVVDPSHGTGIRNLVEPMSLAAVMAGADGVIVEIHREPEKAYSDGIQSLCYSEAEQLFDRLRQTVSLKSTFGLS from the coding sequence ATGGTTATTCAACTTAAACAAGATATCACAGAGCCGCAGCGTGCGGCTATATCGCAGGAACTGGAGCGTGCTGGTTACTCTTTTCGTGAGGTAATCACCAGCATTGCTTGCTACTGGGTGGCCATTGGCAATAACGATATGGATATCCGGTCCATTGGAAACTTACCGGGGATTACCGATATTCACCGGGTTACCGATAGCTACAAGCTGGTTTCGGGCATGTGGAAACTTACCCCCAGCAGCATTCCGCTAGGGAATGGGATTAGCATAGGTGGGGGCAATTTTACCATAATGGCTGGCCCATGCTCCATCGAAAATGACGCGCAGGTGAGTGAGGTTGCAGGCTTTCTAAAGTCCAATGGAGTGTTTGTTATGCGAGGTGGCGTTTTCAAACCACGCAGTTCGCCCTATTCCTTTCGAGGAGTTGGGATTGAAGGGCTCCGCTACTTTCACTCCATCTGCAAACTCAATGGTGTATTGGTGGTTTCGGAGGTAATGGAACCCGACCAAATAGAGGCGATGTATCCCTATATCGACATCTTTCAGGTAGGAACGCGCAATGCGCAAAACTTTAGCCTTCTCGATGCGCTAGGCAGGGTAGATAAACCCGTGATGATAAAGCGCGGATTCTCGGGAACCATCGAAGAGTTGCTTTACTCGGCCGAGTATGTGTTCTCGGGAGGAAACGAAAAGATCATCCTTTGCGAGCGGGGTATTCGAACATTCGAAAAGGCCTATCGAAACACTCTCGATTTGAACGCGGTGCCTATTCTTAAACAGAAATCGCATCTTCCAGTGGTGGTCGATCCCTCTCATGGAACGGGAATTCGTAATTTAGTGGAACCCATGTCGCTGGCAGCAGTAATGGCCGGAGCCGATGGCGTTATTGTGGAGATTCACCGAGAGCCTGAAAAGGCTTATTCCGATGGAATTCAATCGCTCTGTTACAGTGAGGCCGAGCAACTCTTCGATAGGTTGAGGCAAACGGTTTCCCTAAAATCAACGTTTGGACTTTCATAG
- the trpD gene encoding anthranilate phosphoribosyltransferase → MKATINELFQQKLFSRHQASEMLVNMTNGTFSSAQTAALLATFQVRGITVDELAGFRDALRDMCLRVNLSEFDTIDLCGTGGDGKDTFNISTLASFVTAAAGIKVSKHGNYGVSSVCGSSNILEYYGYRFSADTCKLKRELDQAGICFLHAPLFNIAMKNVADVRKQLGVRTIFNMLGPLVNPSFPKAQMVGVFSAELARIYAYLFQQEDKPFAVVYSLDGYDEVSLTSPFKFFSNKGEELIDPEDLHLPELDECDLAGGTTVEESAQLFLRIIKGEGSSVQNAVVSANAGIAISVKTPSKSMEECIGIAREVIESGKAYKSFETLMNLNR, encoded by the coding sequence ATGAAAGCAACAATAAACGAACTGTTTCAACAAAAACTTTTTAGTAGACACCAAGCCTCGGAGATGCTGGTGAATATGACCAATGGAACCTTCTCTTCGGCCCAGACGGCAGCTCTGCTTGCCACTTTTCAGGTGCGAGGAATTACAGTAGATGAATTGGCTGGATTCCGGGATGCCCTTCGCGATATGTGCCTTAGGGTAAACTTATCGGAATTTGATACGATCGATCTATGCGGAACCGGTGGCGACGGCAAGGATACCTTCAATATATCTACCCTCGCTTCCTTTGTGACGGCTGCGGCAGGAATAAAAGTATCTAAGCATGGGAATTACGGCGTGTCTTCGGTGTGTGGCTCCTCCAATATTCTCGAATACTATGGCTACCGTTTCTCGGCCGATACCTGTAAACTTAAGCGCGAACTCGATCAGGCGGGGATTTGCTTTTTACACGCCCCGCTGTTCAATATCGCCATGAAAAATGTGGCCGACGTGCGCAAACAACTTGGCGTTAGGACTATCTTTAATATGCTTGGGCCATTGGTAAACCCCTCTTTCCCCAAGGCGCAGATGGTTGGCGTGTTTAGCGCTGAGTTGGCTCGGATATACGCATACCTCTTTCAGCAAGAGGATAAGCCCTTTGCCGTAGTGTATAGCCTCGATGGTTACGATGAGGTTTCGCTCACCTCGCCATTTAAGTTCTTCAGCAATAAGGGTGAAGAGTTGATTGACCCCGAGGATTTACACCTACCTGAACTGGACGAGTGCGATTTGGCGGGAGGTACAACCGTGGAGGAGTCGGCCCAACTCTTTCTTCGAATCATAAAAGGAGAGGGAAGCAGCGTTCAAAATGCTGTTGTTTCGGCTAATGCAGGAATTGCCATTAGCGTTAAGACCCCAAGTAAATCGATGGAGGAGTGCATAGGCATTGCTCGTGAGGTAATAGAGTCGGGGAAGGCCTATAAAAGTTTCGAAACATTAATGAATTTAAACCGATAG
- a CDS encoding YIP1 family protein, producing MTLIKRLEFVIKFMLNPKQEWKTIETLPYDFNNLLILFLLPMAALIAIAGIIGGVIWEDMFFEAIFLGIGIGASLGAAVAATALILDRITHSFEVEEHSNKVLRLMIFSYAPVFLFGSLALIIPQLNFIFNLLCIYGIYLFWVGAKEMLKIAEEKLIGFVFISIIIHAAVLAVCLVIIKGFFGLFY from the coding sequence ATGACATTGATTAAAAGGCTTGAATTCGTTATCAAGTTTATGCTTAACCCAAAACAGGAATGGAAAACCATAGAAACCCTTCCTTACGACTTCAATAATCTGCTGATATTGTTCCTTCTACCGATGGCGGCGCTAATTGCCATTGCGGGTATTATTGGTGGAGTAATATGGGAAGATATGTTCTTTGAGGCTATCTTTTTGGGTATTGGTATTGGAGCCAGCCTTGGTGCTGCAGTTGCTGCTACAGCTCTCATACTGGATCGAATCACCCATTCCTTTGAGGTGGAAGAGCACAGCAACAAGGTGCTTCGCCTAATGATTTTCTCCTACGCTCCGGTTTTCTTATTCGGATCATTGGCTTTAATCATTCCACAACTCAATTTTATCTTCAACCTCCTTTGCATTTATGGGATTTACTTATTCTGGGTTGGGGCGAAAGAGATGTTAAAAATAGCCGAAGAGAAACTTATTGGCTTTGTCTTTATCAGCATTATTATTCACGCCGCTGTGCTTGCCGTTTGCTTGGTAATCATCAAAGGCTTTTTTGGACTATTTTACTAA
- a CDS encoding phosphoribosylanthranilate isomerase: MIVKVCGLNSQANALDVVLAGADMVGFIFHPASPRLILQPFGAEFNGSIPSFVKRVGVFVNASLEEVLIANANYSLDIVQLHGEENTDYCARLMDMGIPVIKAFSVDERFDFRITNAFHPYCTMFLFDASGRNRGGNGISFSWDLLNSYVGETPFLLSGGISIHHLPTINEMKHPAMVGVDINSRFEISPGVKDIAKVREFVEGIQKKKLKVTGHDER; this comes from the coding sequence ATGATAGTGAAGGTTTGCGGGCTTAATAGCCAAGCGAATGCCCTCGATGTGGTTTTGGCTGGTGCCGATATGGTTGGTTTTATCTTCCATCCGGCTTCACCACGGCTAATACTGCAGCCGTTTGGTGCCGAATTTAATGGGTCGATTCCTTCCTTCGTAAAGCGGGTTGGAGTATTTGTGAATGCATCACTAGAGGAGGTTTTGATTGCCAACGCGAACTACTCCCTCGATATTGTGCAGCTGCATGGCGAAGAGAATACTGATTACTGTGCTCGTTTGATGGATATGGGGATTCCGGTTATTAAAGCATTCTCGGTAGATGAACGTTTCGATTTCCGCATTACTAATGCATTTCACCCATACTGCACGATGTTTTTATTCGATGCTTCGGGGCGCAATAGAGGCGGAAACGGTATCTCGTTCAGTTGGGATTTACTCAACAGCTATGTGGGAGAAACGCCATTTCTTTTAAGCGGAGGAATCTCTATCCATCACCTTCCTACAATTAATGAGATGAAGCATCCGGCCATGGTTGGGGTCGATATTAATAGCCGATTCGAAATTTCACCAGGCGTGAAGGATATAGCCAAGGTGAGAGAATTTGTTGAGGGTATTCAGAAAAAGAAACTGAAAGTGACTGGACACGACGAGAGATAA
- the smpB gene encoding SsrA-binding protein SmpB — translation MGTGYTPIVIRNKKATFLFELMETFTAGIVLTGTEIKSIRMGKASLVEAYCYFVNGDLWIKGMHVAEYWWANRFNHDPNRERKLLLNKKELIKLKKKSQEKGLTIIPLKLFINEKGYCKVDIALAKGKKVFDKREDLKSKDSKREMDRAMKQ, via the coding sequence ATGGGAACAGGCTACACTCCAATAGTTATTAGAAACAAGAAGGCAACTTTCCTTTTTGAACTAATGGAGACATTCACAGCGGGAATTGTACTTACCGGAACGGAGATTAAATCGATCCGGATGGGCAAGGCAAGCTTGGTGGAAGCCTATTGCTACTTTGTAAATGGCGATCTCTGGATAAAGGGAATGCACGTGGCCGAGTATTGGTGGGCCAACCGCTTTAACCATGATCCCAACCGCGAGCGCAAGCTGCTCCTAAACAAGAAGGAGTTGATCAAGCTTAAGAAGAAATCGCAGGAAAAAGGGCTTACCATTATTCCATTGAAACTCTTCATAAACGAAAAAGGATATTGCAAAGTGGACATTGCCCTTGCCAAGGGTAAGAAAGTATTCGATAAACGCGAGGATCTAAAGAGCAAAGACTCCAAGCGCGAAATGGACAGAGCCATGAAACAGTAA
- the trpB gene encoding tryptophan synthase subunit beta: MTIKTNNGYYGRFGGAYIPELLFRNVNELQLRYVELLESDAFKAEYASLLTNYVGRPSPLYFARRLSERYGARIYLKREDLNHTGSHKINNAIGQILLAKAMGKHRIIAETGAGQHGVATATVCALMGLECVVYMGEIDVKRQQPNVQRMEYLGAKVVAVTSGSRTLKDATNEAIRDWINNSEDTYYLIGSVIGPHPYPDIVLRLQSVISKEISEQLLTHEGRTSPDYVVACVGGGSNAAGAFSHFIGDTSVKLIGVEAAGNGVESGDTAATLACGSQGMIHGCLTYLMQTSDGQIIEPYSISAGLDYPGIGPLHAYLNETGGATYLSVTDSEAMNAGRLLTRLEGIIPAIESAHALAVLNKLTFRSTDVVVVNLSGRGDKDMDTYLNYNGYEQN; encoded by the coding sequence ATGACTATAAAAACTAACAATGGATATTACGGCCGCTTTGGCGGAGCCTACATACCCGAGTTGCTCTTTCGAAATGTAAATGAATTGCAGTTACGCTACGTCGAACTGTTGGAGTCCGATGCATTTAAAGCTGAGTATGCCTCCCTGCTCACAAACTATGTAGGACGTCCATCACCGCTTTACTTTGCTCGGCGACTTTCTGAGAGGTATGGGGCCCGAATTTACCTGAAGCGGGAGGATTTAAACCATACCGGATCGCATAAAATCAACAATGCCATTGGCCAGATATTGCTTGCTAAGGCCATGGGTAAGCACCGAATTATTGCTGAAACGGGTGCTGGACAGCACGGCGTGGCTACGGCTACCGTGTGTGCTCTCATGGGTTTAGAGTGTGTTGTTTATATGGGCGAAATTGATGTGAAGCGTCAGCAGCCTAATGTTCAGCGTATGGAATATCTCGGGGCCAAGGTGGTGGCGGTTACCAGCGGTAGCCGCACGCTGAAGGATGCTACCAACGAGGCTATTCGCGACTGGATTAATAACTCCGAGGATACCTACTATCTTATTGGTTCTGTCATTGGCCCACATCCATATCCCGACATAGTGCTAAGGTTACAATCTGTGATTTCGAAGGAAATTTCCGAACAGTTGCTCACCCATGAAGGGAGAACTAGCCCTGATTATGTGGTTGCCTGTGTTGGAGGTGGTAGTAATGCTGCAGGAGCATTCAGCCACTTTATTGGAGACACATCGGTTAAACTTATTGGAGTTGAGGCGGCTGGAAACGGTGTTGAATCAGGTGATACTGCTGCCACGCTGGCTTGTGGCAGTCAAGGAATGATTCACGGTTGCCTTACCTACCTCATGCAAACCTCCGATGGGCAAATCATTGAGCCTTACTCCATTTCGGCAGGGCTTGATTATCCGGGTATTGGCCCGTTGCATGCATATTTAAATGAAACCGGTGGTGCCACCTACCTATCTGTAACCGACAGTGAGGCTATGAATGCCGGAAGATTGCTTACCCGTTTGGAAGGGATAATTCCAGCTATTGAATCGGCTCATGCGCTCGCTGTCCTGAATAAACTTACGTTTCGGAGTACCGATGTTGTGGTAGTAAACCTCAGTGGGCGTGGCGACAAGGATATGGACACTTACCTAAACTATAATGGCTATGAACAGAATTGA
- a CDS encoding anthranilate synthase component II has translation MNVLIIDNYDSFTYNLVHMVEALTGKQVTVARNDEISLDAIEPFDKILLSPGPGIPSEAGSLKAIIERFAPAKSILGVCLGMQAIAEVFGGRLENMGKVVHGFADDVLVGEPHDRIFAGMPNTFRAGRYHSWVVSKSELPASLRVTATNSEGLVMAISHSSFDVRGVQFHPESVLTQHGLAMIANWLDSPTSGGVVLPAKGSRSFDFDGISFGLTC, from the coding sequence ATGAATGTATTAATAATAGATAATTACGACTCCTTTACCTACAACCTTGTGCATATGGTAGAGGCGTTAACCGGAAAGCAGGTTACCGTTGCTCGGAACGATGAAATTTCACTCGATGCCATTGAACCATTCGACAAGATTTTGCTTTCACCTGGCCCTGGAATTCCCAGCGAGGCTGGAAGTCTAAAAGCCATTATCGAACGGTTTGCTCCTGCCAAAAGCATACTGGGTGTATGCTTAGGCATGCAGGCTATTGCGGAGGTATTTGGTGGTCGCTTAGAGAATATGGGCAAGGTAGTGCATGGCTTTGCCGATGATGTTTTAGTGGGAGAACCCCACGATAGAATATTTGCCGGAATGCCCAATACTTTTCGGGCAGGACGCTACCACAGTTGGGTGGTAAGCAAGAGTGAATTGCCCGCCAGCCTAAGGGTCACTGCCACCAATTCTGAGGGTTTAGTTATGGCCATTTCTCATAGCAGTTTCGATGTAAGGGGGGTTCAGTTTCACCCGGAGAGCGTTCTTACGCAGCATGGACTTGCCATGATTGCCAACTGGTTAGATTCTCCAACTTCGGGTGGCGTAGTTTTGCCTGCAAAGGGGAGTCGATCCTTCGATTTTGATGGAATATCATTTGGTTTAACCTGTTAA